The following proteins are co-located in the Planococcus plakortidis genome:
- the dctP gene encoding TRAP transporter substrate-binding protein DctP, which yields MKKYGSRYLAAGAAMTLLLAGCGGGDSAGGGSEGETITLRAATGLSAQHAWWEASMVPWMERVEELTDGQVQFETFTGGELVSVPDEGDALQSGTVDVALVLPIYQPDQFPMAEVTMLPLNHSDTLIASNAWKKLLESEEELADGQTYTEMQFGDFKVFPVSTTQEYSISTTGHEFNSVSDVEGTSLRTPSRIHEMYAAKTGINSVTMPAVEIYDALSRGTFEGAFYSIADWTGYGFQDLFRYTVTGINFGHFNAFIGMSQSRWDELPENVQEAMTQANEDIFEAGAQEWMDRAEAIIPENEENGGKFVDFSELDQEVQDHFNTGIEDTWTDYAQLLEDNGLPGNEVVKMWRDLLIEEGGEVPEAVMNLE from the coding sequence ATGAAAAAATACGGTTCTCGCTATTTAGCTGCAGGTGCAGCCATGACCCTTCTACTTGCTGGATGCGGCGGCGGAGATTCAGCCGGCGGCGGTTCGGAAGGCGAAACGATCACACTTCGTGCAGCCACGGGCTTAAGCGCGCAACACGCCTGGTGGGAAGCTTCGATGGTTCCGTGGATGGAACGTGTCGAGGAATTGACGGATGGACAGGTGCAATTCGAAACCTTCACTGGCGGGGAATTGGTGTCTGTGCCGGATGAAGGCGACGCCCTTCAAAGCGGGACGGTCGACGTCGCTTTGGTCTTGCCGATCTATCAGCCGGACCAATTCCCGATGGCTGAAGTGACGATGCTGCCGCTCAATCATTCCGATACCTTGATCGCTTCAAATGCCTGGAAAAAGCTTTTGGAGAGTGAGGAGGAACTGGCGGACGGCCAAACGTATACCGAGATGCAATTCGGCGACTTTAAAGTGTTCCCGGTCTCGACGACACAGGAATATTCGATTTCCACAACGGGGCATGAATTCAATTCCGTCAGCGATGTCGAAGGCACTTCCCTTCGCACGCCTTCCCGCATCCACGAAATGTATGCCGCGAAAACCGGCATCAATAGTGTGACGATGCCGGCGGTCGAAATCTATGACGCCCTCAGCCGCGGCACGTTCGAAGGCGCATTCTACAGCATCGCGGACTGGACAGGATACGGTTTCCAGGACTTGTTCCGCTATACGGTCACGGGCATCAACTTCGGCCATTTCAACGCCTTCATCGGCATGAGCCAAAGCCGTTGGGATGAGCTGCCAGAAAATGTCCAGGAAGCGATGACTCAGGCAAACGAAGATATTTTTGAAGCCGGTGCACAGGAATGGATGGACCGCGCTGAAGCGATCATCCCGGAAAATGAAGAAAACGGCGGCAAGTTCGTCGACTTCAGTGAATTGGACCAGGAAGTGCAGGACCACTTTAACACCGGGATTGAAGACACGTGGACCGACTACGCCCAGTTATTGGAAGATAACGGGCTGCCGGGCAACGAAGTGGTCAAAATGTGGAGAGATCTCTTGATTGAAGAAGGCGGGGAAGTGCCGGAAGCGGTCATGAATTTGGAATAA
- a CDS encoding enoyl-CoA hydratase/isomerase family protein encodes MGNLVQTEVNGAVAKLHMNRPDKLNALSREMVEAMLAALKELEKDPAVKAIVLSGEGKAFSAGGDIASMKSLGSAHEIAEWIDFVSSLSKALMDSDKPIIAAVHGYAAGAGFSLALSADFIVADENAKFALSFSNIGLIPDLGLIKALRKRISPPLAKEWIASAKVVSAQEAQHHGLINRISSGDVGQAAAEFAEFLASGPAISNKYVKYLVNHLDELPQEAAFMQENLIQALLLKTQDHKEGVAAFFEKRKPEFQGK; translated from the coding sequence ATGGGAAATCTCGTCCAAACAGAAGTGAACGGAGCTGTCGCCAAGCTCCACATGAACCGGCCCGATAAACTGAACGCCTTGTCGCGTGAAATGGTCGAAGCCATGCTTGCGGCACTCAAGGAATTGGAAAAGGATCCAGCTGTTAAAGCCATTGTCCTGTCAGGGGAAGGAAAGGCGTTTTCTGCAGGGGGCGATATTGCCTCGATGAAATCACTCGGCAGTGCGCATGAAATTGCCGAATGGATCGACTTTGTCTCCAGTTTATCGAAAGCCTTGATGGACAGCGATAAACCCATCATCGCCGCTGTCCACGGCTATGCTGCGGGAGCGGGTTTCAGCTTGGCGCTCTCCGCGGATTTCATCGTGGCGGATGAAAACGCGAAATTCGCTTTGAGCTTTTCGAATATCGGCCTGATCCCGGATCTCGGGCTCATCAAAGCGCTCCGCAAACGCATTAGCCCGCCGCTCGCGAAGGAATGGATCGCATCCGCAAAAGTGGTCAGTGCCCAGGAAGCGCAGCATCACGGCTTGATCAACCGCATCTCGAGCGGGGATGTCGGCCAGGCCGCTGCCGAATTTGCGGAATTTCTTGCTAGCGGCCCAGCCATCAGCAATAAATACGTCAAGTATCTGGTCAACCATTTGGATGAATTGCCGCAGGAAGCGGCATTCATGCAAGAAAATCTCATCCAGGCGCTGCTTCTCAAGACACAAGACCATAAAGAAGGCGTCGCTGCTTTCTTTGAAAAACGCAAACCTGAATTCCAAGGGAAATAA
- a CDS encoding NADPH:quinone oxidoreductase family protein — translation MKAWQVTELGDPEQALAIEEVPKPTPGKGEALIKVEAAALNFFDILQCQGKYQERPELPFTPGAEIAGTIEALGEGTQGEIGQRVLATPMLPNGGLAEWAVVKQEGIFPIPDELSYAEASALFITYQTAYFALHRSGHLKKGEVLLVHAASGGVGSAAVQLGKAAGATVIATAGSADKLAICKKLGADIVINYREEDFVPKVKEATGGKGADVIFDPVGGDTFDRSRKCIAFEGRILVIGFAGGRIADAPTNHALIKNYSIVGVHFGLFRNLMPDQVMKAHLELMELYKNGAIKPLVYKEFAFDEVVDALDQLGSRKTYGKLVVTP, via the coding sequence GTGAAAGCATGGCAAGTGACAGAGCTGGGTGACCCGGAACAGGCTTTGGCGATTGAAGAAGTGCCGAAGCCGACGCCTGGCAAAGGGGAAGCGCTCATCAAAGTGGAAGCGGCAGCGCTCAATTTTTTCGATATCCTGCAATGCCAAGGGAAATACCAGGAACGTCCGGAACTTCCCTTTACCCCAGGGGCAGAGATTGCGGGGACGATCGAAGCGCTCGGCGAAGGCACGCAAGGCGAGATCGGCCAGCGGGTTCTCGCGACGCCGATGTTGCCGAACGGCGGCCTTGCCGAATGGGCGGTCGTCAAACAGGAAGGGATCTTCCCGATTCCGGATGAGCTTTCCTATGCGGAAGCGTCAGCACTTTTCATTACGTACCAGACAGCGTATTTTGCCTTGCACCGTTCGGGGCATTTGAAAAAAGGCGAAGTGTTGCTTGTCCATGCCGCATCGGGAGGTGTCGGGTCTGCCGCGGTCCAGCTCGGAAAAGCTGCAGGTGCCACCGTCATCGCGACTGCCGGAAGCGCGGATAAGCTTGCGATATGCAAAAAACTGGGAGCGGATATCGTCATCAATTACCGCGAAGAGGATTTCGTCCCGAAAGTAAAAGAAGCGACGGGGGGCAAAGGGGCAGATGTCATTTTCGACCCTGTCGGCGGCGATACGTTCGACCGTTCAAGGAAATGCATCGCCTTTGAAGGGCGCATCTTGGTCATCGGTTTTGCGGGAGGAAGGATCGCCGATGCACCGACCAACCATGCCTTGATCAAAAACTACTCGATTGTCGGTGTCCATTTCGGCTTGTTCCGCAACTTGATGCCGGATCAAGTGATGAAAGCCCATCTTGAGTTGATGGAACTGTACAAGAATGGGGCCATCAAGCCGCTTGTCTATAAGGAATTTGCATTTGATGAGGTCGTCGACGCACTCGATCAGCTCGGCAGCCGAAAAACATACGGGAAATTAGTCGTCACGCCATAA
- a CDS encoding acyl-CoA dehydrogenase family protein, protein MLKELSPKAEQLRQELLKFMDDYVYPAEQTVKEYKETASDRWTIPPIIEELKQKAKAQGLWNLFLDHPEYGAGLSNYEYSHLCEIMGRSLIAPEIFNCNAPDTGNMEVFVKYGTEEQKKQWLEPLLNGEIRSCFSMTEPDVASSDATNIQSSIVRDGDEYVINAKKWWTTGAMDPRCSIAIVMGKTDPDAEKHKQQSMILVPFDTPGVKIVRPLTVFGYDDAPQGHAEVHYENVRVPASNMLLGEGRGFEIAQGRLGPGRIHHCMRAIGAAERALELLCRRAESRVAFGSTLAEKDVIKEIIAESRIEIEQARLLTLNAAHKIDEHGAKAARKEIAMIKIAAPRVSINVIDRAMQVFGGAGLTEDFPLAEHYANARTLRLVDGPDQVHLRDVGRLELREQLKANEVRQ, encoded by the coding sequence ATGCTTAAGGAATTATCGCCAAAAGCGGAACAATTACGCCAAGAACTGCTGAAATTCATGGATGATTATGTCTATCCGGCTGAACAGACAGTAAAAGAATACAAGGAAACCGCAAGCGATCGCTGGACCATCCCGCCGATCATCGAAGAACTGAAGCAAAAAGCGAAAGCGCAAGGCTTGTGGAACTTGTTCCTCGACCATCCGGAATACGGGGCAGGATTATCGAATTACGAGTATTCCCATTTATGTGAAATTATGGGCCGTTCACTTATCGCTCCGGAAATCTTCAACTGCAACGCCCCGGATACCGGCAATATGGAAGTGTTCGTCAAATACGGCACGGAGGAGCAGAAAAAACAATGGCTCGAGCCTTTATTGAATGGCGAGATCCGCTCATGCTTCTCCATGACAGAGCCTGATGTCGCTTCATCCGATGCTACCAATATCCAGAGCAGCATTGTCCGTGACGGTGATGAATACGTCATCAACGCCAAGAAATGGTGGACGACAGGCGCCATGGATCCGCGTTGCAGCATCGCGATCGTCATGGGGAAAACCGATCCCGATGCGGAAAAGCATAAACAGCAATCGATGATCCTCGTGCCATTCGATACGCCGGGCGTTAAAATCGTCCGTCCGCTTACCGTATTCGGCTATGACGATGCGCCGCAAGGGCATGCGGAAGTGCATTACGAAAATGTCCGCGTGCCGGCGAGCAATATGCTGCTTGGGGAAGGAAGAGGATTTGAAATCGCGCAAGGCCGCCTCGGGCCAGGGCGTATCCATCACTGCATGCGAGCAATCGGGGCTGCCGAACGGGCGCTGGAATTATTGTGCAGACGGGCAGAAAGCCGCGTCGCTTTCGGTTCGACATTGGCAGAAAAAGACGTCATCAAGGAAATCATCGCCGAAAGCCGCATCGAGATCGAACAGGCACGCTTGTTGACTTTGAACGCCGCGCACAAGATCGACGAACACGGCGCGAAAGCTGCTCGCAAAGAAATCGCGATGATCAAGATCGCCGCACCGCGCGTATCGATCAACGTCATCGACCGTGCGATGCAGGTATTCGGCGGAGCGGGACTGACAGAAGATTTCCCGCTTGCGGAACATTACGCCAACGCACGCACGCTCCGTCTTGTCGACGGGCCGGACCAAGTCCATTTGCGTGATGTCGGGCGCCTCGAACTGCGTGAGCAATTGAAGGCGAATGAAGTACGGCAATAA
- a CDS encoding class I adenylate-forming enzyme family protein yields MGAIDTIELFGRPEVKVFAERPSTIGQLLKDTVARFGEKQAVVTEERTLSYLELDAQSTVLAANLQKRGIQVGDRVGAVIGNCAEFPVVVFACAKAGAIMVPINVKLQVEELRYIIGHSKPKLLICESEYAEKVNEAVHNNGLQDAELPGLFVIGGENSYRQLMDDSASFEQAAIDEGDGAFILYTSGTTGRPKGAVLAHINAVHSVMNYKRRFETDDSMKTLVAVPMFHVTGLVGQLLHMFYIGGTVYSMKRYQNETYIQLILKHEINFLFNVPTIFIMMSTSEEFQKHSFGFVKKVAFGGSPIYQQTFQMLKDAFPNAQLHNAYGATETTSPATLMPVSYPESKVMSVGLPVDVADIKIVDPEGRKVPAGESGELYIKGPMVIKEYWDNPAANQSSFTDGYWHSGDLGIMDADGYVYIRDRKKDMINRGGEKIFSIEVEDVLKSHPDVVEAAVIGEPDPVFGEKVKAFVVGPALDPNDFSELRAHCKEALAKFKVPEEFVLLESLPRNASGKILKNTLKETGGRSNA; encoded by the coding sequence TTGGGAGCTATTGATACGATAGAACTTTTCGGGCGTCCGGAAGTAAAAGTGTTTGCGGAGCGTCCTTCGACAATCGGCCAATTGCTTAAAGATACGGTGGCACGTTTCGGTGAAAAACAAGCGGTCGTTACGGAAGAGCGTACGTTAAGCTATCTTGAACTTGATGCGCAATCGACTGTGCTGGCCGCCAATCTCCAGAAGCGCGGCATCCAAGTAGGCGACCGGGTAGGGGCAGTGATCGGAAATTGCGCCGAATTCCCGGTAGTCGTCTTCGCCTGCGCGAAGGCTGGGGCGATCATGGTGCCGATCAATGTCAAGCTACAAGTCGAAGAGCTTCGATACATTATCGGGCATTCCAAGCCAAAGCTATTGATCTGTGAATCGGAATACGCGGAAAAGGTGAACGAAGCCGTCCATAACAATGGGTTGCAGGACGCTGAACTACCGGGACTTTTTGTAATCGGTGGTGAAAACTCCTATCGGCAACTGATGGACGATTCAGCATCATTTGAACAGGCAGCCATCGATGAAGGGGACGGCGCGTTCATCCTCTATACATCCGGGACGACAGGCCGCCCTAAAGGCGCGGTGCTGGCACATATCAACGCCGTGCATAGCGTGATGAACTACAAACGCCGCTTCGAGACCGACGATTCGATGAAAACGCTGGTCGCTGTCCCGATGTTCCACGTGACAGGGCTCGTCGGGCAGCTGCTCCATATGTTTTACATCGGCGGTACGGTCTACAGCATGAAACGCTATCAGAACGAAACTTATATCCAGCTGATCTTGAAGCACGAAATCAATTTCCTGTTCAATGTGCCGACCATTTTCATCATGATGTCGACGAGCGAGGAATTCCAGAAGCATTCGTTCGGATTTGTGAAGAAAGTGGCGTTCGGCGGTTCCCCGATCTACCAGCAGACCTTCCAGATGCTGAAAGACGCGTTCCCGAATGCACAGCTCCACAATGCATATGGCGCAACGGAAACCACATCTCCCGCTACCTTGATGCCGGTGAGCTATCCAGAGTCCAAAGTGATGTCGGTCGGCTTGCCTGTGGACGTCGCAGACATCAAGATCGTCGACCCGGAAGGACGCAAGGTGCCGGCCGGGGAATCCGGCGAATTGTATATCAAGGGGCCGATGGTCATCAAGGAATATTGGGACAATCCTGCTGCCAACCAGTCCAGCTTTACAGACGGTTACTGGCACTCGGGGGATCTCGGCATTATGGATGCGGATGGATACGTCTATATCCGCGACCGCAAAAAAGACATGATCAACCGCGGCGGCGAGAAGATTTTTTCCATTGAAGTGGAGGATGTGCTGAAAAGCCATCCGGACGTCGTCGAAGCAGCCGTCATCGGGGAACCGGATCCTGTGTTCGGTGAGAAAGTGAAAGCCTTTGTGGTGGGGCCGGCACTCGATCCAAATGACTTTTCGGAGTTGCGGGCACATTGCAAGGAGGCACTTGCAAAATTCAAAGTACCTGAAGAGTTTGTTCTATTGGAAAGCCTGCCGCGCAATGCGTCGGGAAAGATCTTGAAAAACACATTAAAGGAAACAGGGGGCCGATCAAATGCTTAA
- a CDS encoding YebC/PmpR family DNA-binding transcriptional regulator: MGRKWNNIKEKKASKDANTSRIYAKFGREIYVAAKQGEPDPESNQALKVVLERAKTYNVPRAIIDRAVEKAKGGSEENYDELRYEGFGPNGSMVIVDTLTNNVNRTASDVRAAFGKNGGNMGVSGSVAYMFDHTAVIGVEGKTADEALELLMEADIDVRDILEEEGTVIVYAEPDQFHLVQEAFKADGVTDFTVAELTMLPQNELPLSEEDQAQFEKMIDAIEDLEDVQQVYHNVDLA; encoded by the coding sequence ATGGGACGCAAATGGAATAATATCAAAGAAAAAAAAGCTTCCAAAGATGCCAACACAAGCCGAATCTATGCGAAATTCGGACGTGAAATATATGTAGCCGCCAAGCAGGGCGAACCGGACCCGGAGTCAAACCAAGCATTGAAAGTCGTGTTGGAGCGGGCGAAGACCTATAACGTGCCAAGAGCCATCATCGACCGCGCCGTCGAAAAAGCTAAAGGCGGATCGGAAGAGAACTACGACGAGTTGCGCTACGAAGGCTTCGGGCCGAACGGTTCAATGGTCATCGTCGATACCTTGACCAATAATGTTAACCGCACCGCTTCCGACGTGCGTGCAGCATTCGGCAAAAATGGCGGCAATATGGGTGTCAGCGGATCGGTAGCCTATATGTTCGACCACACGGCAGTGATCGGCGTAGAAGGCAAGACGGCCGATGAAGCATTGGAACTATTGATGGAAGCGGATATTGACGTGCGCGACATTCTCGAAGAGGAAGGCACCGTCATCGTCTATGCAGAACCGGATCAATTCCATCTCGTGCAGGAAGCGTTCAAAGCGGATGGCGTAACGGACTTCACGGTCGCCGAATTGACGATGCTTCCGCAGAACGAATTGCCGCTATCGGAAGAAGACCAGGCACAATTCGAAAAGATGATCGATGCCATCGAAGATCTCGAAGATGTCCAGCAAGTCTACCATAATGTCGACTTGGCGTAG
- a CDS encoding nitric oxide synthase oxygenase, whose amino-acid sequence MEKLTESTLLVEEAAHFIETCYVELGKSEQEIRRRVAEIEREIDSTGSYLHTKEELQHGARMAWRNNNRCIGRLFWQTLEIFDEREAETEEQVFSAIVRHLRFAFNGGQIRPAITVFKQSDQSGMRIWNHQLLRYAGYEQGGRLVGDSSSLAFTKQCEALGWRGAGSGFDLLPVVIGEAGKQPKWFELPDDAKPEVAIGHPDWPEMAELGVKWYAVPLISDMKLEIGGIEYGMAPFNGWYMGTEIGARNLADEDRYDLLPTMAKIMGLDTGSQRTLWKDKALVELNVAVLESFAEAGVTIVDHHTAAKQFRNFEKIEEREGRKVTGNWAWLIPPVSPATTHIFHKPYKNDVVKPNYFYQQAPYGE is encoded by the coding sequence ATGGAAAAGCTAACAGAAAGCACTCTTCTAGTGGAAGAGGCCGCTCATTTCATTGAAACTTGCTATGTGGAATTAGGAAAAAGTGAACAGGAAATCCGTCGCCGTGTAGCCGAGATTGAACGGGAAATCGACTCTACCGGCAGCTATTTACATACTAAGGAAGAATTACAGCACGGGGCGCGTATGGCGTGGCGCAATAATAATCGCTGCATCGGGCGTTTGTTTTGGCAGACATTGGAGATTTTTGATGAGCGTGAAGCGGAAACGGAAGAACAAGTATTCTCGGCCATTGTCCGCCATTTGCGCTTTGCATTCAACGGAGGGCAAATCCGCCCGGCCATTACGGTTTTCAAGCAATCAGACCAAAGCGGGATGCGCATCTGGAACCATCAATTATTGCGCTATGCAGGATATGAGCAGGGCGGCCGGCTCGTAGGGGACTCTTCGTCTCTTGCATTTACCAAACAATGCGAAGCGCTGGGATGGAGAGGTGCAGGCAGCGGATTCGACCTATTGCCCGTGGTGATCGGCGAAGCCGGCAAGCAGCCGAAATGGTTCGAGCTGCCGGATGACGCCAAGCCTGAAGTGGCGATCGGCCATCCTGACTGGCCGGAAATGGCAGAACTCGGGGTGAAATGGTATGCGGTGCCGCTCATCTCCGATATGAAACTCGAAATCGGCGGCATTGAATACGGCATGGCGCCTTTTAACGGCTGGTATATGGGAACGGAAATCGGCGCACGCAATTTAGCCGACGAAGACCGCTATGACCTGTTGCCGACAATGGCGAAAATCATGGGGCTCGACACGGGTTCGCAGCGGACGCTATGGAAAGATAAAGCGCTCGTCGAATTGAACGTGGCGGTGCTTGAGTCATTTGCAGAGGCGGGCGTGACCATCGTCGACCACCATACCGCCGCCAAACAGTTCAGGAATTTCGAGAAAATCGAGGAGCGGGAAGGCCGCAAAGTCACTGGGAATTGGGCATGGCTCATCCCGCCGGTGTCGCCGGCCACAACGCATATTTTCCATAAGCCATATAAAAATGACGTCGTCAAACCGAATTATTTTTACCAGCAAGCCCCTTATGGAGAATGA
- a CDS encoding HAD family hydrolase → MVKAIFFDLDDTLLWDRQSVKEAFRETCEWAAEQAGADCSGLEQAVREEARKLYAGYPTHGFTQMIGINPFEGLWGRFDDPGDDFQRLKEVAPGYQKEAWTLGLKRLGIDDPELGKRLAEYFPEARKRNPLLYEDSLEVLDQLKGRFDLLLLTNGSPSLQQIKLDITPEIAPYFDHIVISGAFGRGKPDASIFEHALSKFGYRPEEVLMVGDNPLTDILGAERAGIPSVWLNREQSMPHETVAATYEIKDLRELLPLLDKLETASV, encoded by the coding sequence ATGGTGAAAGCGATTTTCTTTGATTTGGACGATACTTTATTATGGGATCGGCAAAGCGTGAAAGAAGCCTTCCGTGAAACATGCGAATGGGCAGCGGAACAAGCAGGCGCCGATTGCAGCGGATTGGAGCAGGCGGTCCGGGAAGAAGCACGAAAACTTTATGCAGGCTACCCGACACATGGTTTTACGCAAATGATCGGCATCAATCCGTTCGAAGGGCTGTGGGGGCGTTTCGATGATCCGGGAGACGATTTTCAGCGACTGAAAGAAGTCGCCCCAGGCTATCAGAAAGAAGCCTGGACGCTCGGGCTGAAACGCCTCGGCATCGATGATCCGGAATTGGGCAAACGGCTTGCCGAATATTTTCCGGAAGCCAGGAAACGCAACCCCCTTCTCTACGAAGACAGTTTGGAAGTGCTCGATCAATTGAAAGGCCGTTTCGATTTATTGCTGTTGACGAATGGCTCGCCCAGCCTGCAACAGATCAAGCTTGACATCACGCCGGAAATCGCGCCGTACTTCGACCACATCGTCATCTCCGGTGCATTCGGGCGCGGCAAGCCCGATGCTTCGATCTTCGAGCATGCCTTATCGAAGTTCGGCTATCGCCCGGAAGAGGTATTGATGGTCGGCGACAATCCGTTAACCGATATCCTCGGCGCTGAGCGTGCCGGCATCCCGTCTGTCTGGTTGAACCGGGAGCAAAGCATGCCCCATGAAACGGTTGCCGCGACTTACGAAATTAAAGACCTGCGAGAGCTATTGCCCCTGCTCGATAAGCTGGAAACCGCATCTGTATAG
- the serA gene encoding phosphoglycerate dehydrogenase: MTFHVLISDPLSEEGVYPLRHADGINIVMETNLSEAELGERIDGFDALLVRSQTQVTRELIEKASNLKIIGRAGVGVDNIDLEAATEHGIIVVNAPDGNTNSAAEHTMAMLMGMARKIPQAYNSLKQGKWDRKSYVGVELKNKTLGVVGFGRIGQEVAARAKGQRMNIIAYDPFLTAEKAEKLGVDFGSVEDVLKAADFVTVHTPLLKETKHLINAEAFQVMKDGVQIINCARGGIIDENALYDAVKSGKVAGAALDVFEQEPLVDFRLLELPQVIATPHLGASTFEAQESVAVDVSQDVVSFVKYGTVRNSVNLPSVPKEIMKRIEPYFDLAERIGTFLTDLTGETADEVNVYYSGELANLEVGPLTRNMLKGMLKRHLGKHVNDVNAMYIANQKGIHVNEHKSTESRGFTNLITVEVKTQSGTRKASGTLLNGQGARIVKVDDYIVDFLPNGHLLFIRHNDRPGVIGRVGTLLGAEDINIATMQVGRSNIGGDAIMMLSIDKHADPEDLEELKKLEEIESVTAIDL, from the coding sequence ATGACATTCCACGTACTGATCAGCGATCCTTTATCTGAAGAAGGTGTTTATCCGCTGCGCCACGCCGACGGCATCAACATCGTCATGGAGACGAATTTATCTGAAGCGGAACTTGGCGAACGCATCGATGGTTTCGATGCCTTGCTCGTCCGCAGCCAAACGCAAGTGACGCGTGAACTCATCGAGAAAGCGTCCAATTTGAAAATCATCGGGCGTGCAGGCGTCGGGGTCGACAACATCGATTTGGAAGCGGCAACCGAGCACGGCATCATTGTCGTCAACGCACCGGACGGCAACACCAACTCCGCGGCGGAACATACGATGGCGATGCTCATGGGGATGGCGCGCAAAATCCCGCAAGCCTATAACTCGCTGAAACAGGGCAAATGGGACCGCAAATCCTATGTCGGTGTCGAGTTGAAAAACAAGACGCTCGGCGTCGTCGGCTTCGGCCGCATCGGACAGGAAGTGGCAGCGCGCGCCAAGGGCCAGCGCATGAACATCATCGCCTATGATCCATTCCTAACTGCTGAAAAAGCGGAAAAACTCGGCGTCGATTTCGGTTCGGTGGAAGATGTCTTGAAAGCGGCTGACTTTGTTACGGTCCACACGCCGCTACTGAAAGAAACGAAGCACTTAATCAATGCGGAAGCCTTTCAAGTGATGAAAGACGGCGTGCAGATCATCAACTGTGCACGCGGCGGCATCATCGACGAAAATGCCTTATATGATGCGGTGAAGTCCGGCAAAGTGGCAGGCGCAGCACTCGATGTGTTCGAACAGGAACCGTTGGTCGATTTCCGCTTGCTGGAATTGCCGCAAGTCATCGCGACACCGCACCTTGGGGCTAGCACATTCGAGGCACAGGAAAGCGTCGCGGTCGATGTCAGCCAAGATGTTGTCAGCTTCGTCAAATACGGAACAGTCCGCAATTCGGTGAACTTGCCTTCTGTGCCGAAAGAAATCATGAAACGCATCGAGCCGTATTTCGACCTGGCTGAACGCATCGGTACGTTCCTCACTGACTTGACGGGTGAAACGGCTGATGAAGTGAACGTCTATTATTCAGGCGAACTCGCCAACCTGGAAGTCGGGCCATTGACACGCAATATGCTCAAGGGGATGCTCAAGCGCCATCTAGGCAAACACGTCAACGATGTCAATGCGATGTATATCGCCAATCAAAAAGGCATCCATGTCAATGAACACAAATCGACCGAATCGCGCGGCTTCACCAACCTCATCACCGTTGAAGTGAAAACGCAGAGCGGCACGCGGAAAGCCTCGGGCACACTGTTGAACGGCCAAGGCGCGCGCATCGTCAAAGTCGACGATTACATCGTCGATTTCCTGCCGAACGGCCACCTGTTGTTCATCCGCCATAATGACCGTCCAGGCGTCATCGGACGCGTCGGCACATTGCTCGGGGCAGAAGACATCAATATCGCGACGATGCAGGTAGGGCGTTCGAATATCGGCGGTGACGCGATCATGATGCTGTCGATCGACAAGCACGCCGACCCCGAAGATCTGGAAGAATTGAAGAAACTCGAAGAAATCGAAAGCGTCACGGCAATCGACCTATAA